A single region of the Lycium barbarum isolate Lr01 chromosome 2, ASM1917538v2, whole genome shotgun sequence genome encodes:
- the LOC132626743 gene encoding nuclear poly(A) polymerase 3-like has protein sequence MEFGNLVKQQLIVDPGHVNYPFVQPIGLHPNSNLDSSVPQVMGFRRNLDVILRTEMERSMSLFQMMGDEDLVPSPEEEIKRRNAIHKLKQIVKEWVKTVAYHRGLPKRYLRFASGTILTSGSYGLGVHNSESDIDALCVGPCFATIAEDFFIVLHNMLASRPEVSDIHCVKGAKVPLMRFKFDGISIDLPYARLKVISIPGDVDVFNPFFLKNIDDTSWKSLSGVRANRRILQLVPNVEIFQAVLRSVKLWAKKRGVMGINNLQLLGFFGGVHLAVLSAFICQRHPTASLSALIFVFFKTFAFWHWPTPVVLQDGVAWPVIPTDKVLWMPIQLPCSPYEFCHSNVVRSTFLKIKNEFIRGHMLTKDMLRPDFDWNVLFEPFPYPRKYGKFVKIFLSTSDKDELGDWVGCVKSRFRSLIIKLEELLGFCDPNPTEYVDVDASEPNAVFYWGLPPARTDMIDIVHVEEEFLKSTKNVYQGPSGKMKLSVVHADWLPQKAHFASERRSAKPCWRTVKSNQRIIPAYYKYQPICVDGYLTANARPEYPSAGG, from the exons ATGGAATTTGGCAATCTTGTAAAGCAACAATTAATTGTTGATCCTGGACATGTGAATTATCCGTTTGTACAGCCAATTGGGTTGCATCCAAATTCGAATCTTGATTCATCAGTGCCTCAGGTTATGGGTTTTCGGCGAAACTTAGATGTGATTCTAAGAACAGAGATGGAAAGGTCAATGTCTCTGTTTCAG ATGATGGGCGATGAGGATTTAGTGCCCTCTCCAGAGGAGGAAATAAAGAGGAGAAATGCTATTCACAAGCTCAAACAG ATAGTGAAGGAATGGGTTAAGACAGTGGCTTACCATCGCGGTCTCCCGAAAAGATACCTCAGGTTTGCCTCTGGCACAATATTGACATCTGGATCATATGGTCTAGGA GTTCATAATTCGGAGTCAGATATTGATGCATTGTGTGTTGGACCGTGCTTTGCAACAATAGCA GAAGACTTTTTCATTGTTCTGCACAACATGCTCGCGAGCAGACCGGAAGTATCAGATATCCACTGTGTCAAAGGTGCAAAGGTTCCTCTGATGCGATTCAAATTTGATGGGATCTCTATTGATCTTCCATATGCACGACTGAAAGTAATATCTATACCTGGG GATGTGGATGTATTCAACCCATTCTTCCTTAAGAATATTGATGATACGAGCTGGAAAAGTCTGTCCGGTGTACGTGCAAATAGGAGAATCCTTCAACTTGTGCCAAATGTAGAG ATATTCCAGGCAGTTCTGCGTTCTGTTAAACTATGGGCCAAGAAACGTGGAGTTATGGGAAT AAATAACCTGCAGTTGCTCGGATTCTTTGGAGGAGTTCACTTAGCAGTACTTTCAGCATTCATCTGTCAAAGGCATCCAACAGCCAGCTTGAGTGCacttatttttgttttcttcaaGACATTTGCCTTTTGGCATTGGCCGACTCCAGTAGTTTTACAAGATGGAGTTGCTTGGCCAGTTATTCCCACTGATAAAGTTTTGTGGATGCCAATCCAGTTACCGTGTAGCCCATATGAATTTTGTCATTCAAACGTTGTCAGAAGTACATTTTTAAAAATCAAGAATGAGTTCATTAGAGGGCATATGCTGACTAAG GATATGTTAAGGCCAGATTTTGATTGGAACGTCCTGTTTGAGCCCTTTCCTTATCCAAGAAAATATGGAAAATTTGTCAAAATTTTCCTCTCAACTTCTGATAAAGATGAGCTAGGTGATTGGGTGGGTTGTGTCAAGTCACGCTTTCGCAGCCTAATTATCAAA CTGGAGGAGTTGCTGGGATTTTGTGACCCCAACCCAACAGAGTATGTTGACGTAGATGCATCGGAGCCGAATGCCGTCTTCTATTGGGGATTACCACCTGCTAGGACCGATATGATAGATATAGTTCACGTGGAGGAAGAGTTCTTGAAGAGCACGAAGAACGTCTATCAAGGTCCAAGTGGGAAGATGAAGTTATCAGTTGTGCATGCTGATTGGTTACCTCAGAAGGCCCACTTTGCTAGTGAACGTCGGAGTGCAAAGCCATGTTGGAGGACTGTGAAGAGCAATCAGCGAATAATTCCTGCATACTACAAATACCAACCCATCTGTGTCGACGGATATTTGACCGCAAATGCAAGGCCTGAGTACCCAAGTGCTGGCGGTTAG
- the LOC132626744 gene encoding uncharacterized protein LOC132626744 has protein sequence MAIVNDEREFEEATITHEEVEDKEVDAEDGDDDVEEEEEDDDDEKEVTQSSGSGPQVHSVDDDDDEDDEDDEDDEDDEGDSDDDDDDDDDEDEDEEEAEVEEDEGDLGTEYLVRPVARPEEEEDASDFEPEENGEEEPFEEEEEDDDEDTSGKVEAPPKRKRSGKDDDDDDDDGGEDDERPSKR, from the exons ATGGCTATCGTCAACGATGAACGAGAGTTTGAGGAAGCAACAATAACTCATGAAGAAGTTGAAGATAAGGAAGTGGATGCTGAGGATGGTGATGATGACgtggaagaggaggaggaggatgatgatgatgagaaagAGGTGACACAGAGCTCAGGTAGTGGTCCACAAGTTCACTCTgtagatgacgatgatgatgaggacgacgaggatgatgaagatgatgaggaTGATGAAGGTGACAGTGATgacgacgacgacgacgacgatgatgaggatgaggatgaggaagaaGCTGAAGTAGAAGAAGATGAG GGGGATCTTGGGACGGAGTATCTTGTTAGGCCAGTGGCCCGTCCCGAGGAAGAAGAAGATGCTAGTGATTTTGAACCAGAAGAAAATGGTGAGGAAGAGCCTTTCGAGGAGGAAGAAGAGGATGATGATGAAGACACCAGTGGGAAGGTGGAGGCCCCACCAAAGAGGAAGAGATCAGGCaaagatgatgatgacgatgatgatgatggcgGAGAGGATGATGAAAGACCATCTAAACGATAG